Proteins encoded together in one Juglans regia cultivar Chandler chromosome 9, Walnut 2.0, whole genome shotgun sequence window:
- the LOC108993802 gene encoding toll-like receptor 3 — MESELVGLCIEAACQSRESVEKWRRQRRSLERLPSQLADALLRRLLTRRLLYPSLLEVFKHSAEEIDLRGENSVDAEWMAYLGGFRNLRSLKVSDCHRVTSSALWAMTGMTSLKELDLSRCLKVTDAGIQHLISISSLEKLYASETGVTTNGIVLLSSLKNLSVLDLGGLPVTDQALSSLKALTKLQYLDLWGSKVSNKGAAVFQKFSKLSFLNIAWTNVTKFPNLSSLECLNMSNCTINSILEGDGGKAPLSKLIFSGATFIGEAEAEAFIYVETSFLSFLDLSKSSLQKFCFLPSMKALKHLDLSFVMIGDDLVKHIACIGVDLKNLNLSNTRLTSAGVEILVGHVPNLEVLSLSSTLIDDVAVLYISNMPLMKVVDLSNTNVKGFIHRAGAEPRSVLSLQALESLSHLEMLNLEQTRVQDDALKPLSSFQELRNLSLRSTSLTDLSLHYLSSLPKLTNLSIRDSVLTNFGLASFIPSRTLKMLDLRGCWLLTEDAILSFSKNHPQIEVRHELVHILPADNIGSSRPSPSRSTSRTLLVNKKLGNIHISPCFVDQRLKYSKQELLELQYSSIHASPLDRGINTSQMELN; from the exons ATGGAGAGCGAGTTGGTCGGGCTTTGCATCGAAGCGGCGTGCCAGAGCAGAGAGAGCGTGGAGAAATGGCGGAGACAGAGGCGGAGCCTCGAGCGCTTGCCCTCCCAGCTCGCCGACGCTCTCCTCCGCCGCCTCCTCACCCGTCGTCTTCTCTACCCTTCTTTGCTCGA AGTTTTCAAACACAGTGCGGAGGAGATTGATCTCAGAGGTGAGAACTCTGTGGACGCAGAATGGATGGCATACTTGGGAGGGTTTCGGAACCTGCGCTCCTTGAAAGTTTCAGATTGCCATAGAGTCACTAGTTCAGCTCTTTGGGCTATGACAG GAATGACGAGTTTAAAGGAATTGGATCTTTCTAGATGCTTGAAGGTTACTGATGCGGGCATTCAGCATCTTATATCCATTTCATCACTGGAAAAGTTATATGCATCAGAAACCGGTGTAACCACGAATGGAATTGTCCTTCTCTCTTCGCTTAAAAACTTGTCTGTCTTGGACTTGGGGGGTTTGCCTGTCACTGATCAGGCACTGAGTTCACTCAAG gctCTTACAAAATTACAGTACCTTGACCTTTGGGGAAGCAAGGTGTCTAACAAAGGTGCAGCTGTTTTTCAAAAGTTCTCCAAACTGAGCTTCCTTAATATAGCTTGGACCAACGTCACGAAATTTCCAAATTTGTCGTCACTTGAATGCCTAAACATGAGTAACTGTACCATTAACTCTATACTTGAAGGGGATGGAGGTAAAGCTCCTTTAAGCAAGCTTATTTTCTCTGGAGCTACATTCATTGGTGAGGCTGAGGCTGAGGCTTTTATATATGTTGAAACAAGTTTCCTGTCCTTTTTGGATTTATCCAAGTCTTCCCTTCAAAAATTCTGCTTCTTACCTTCCATGAAAGCACTGAAACATTTGGATCTCAGCTTCGTCATGATTGGAGATGATTTAGTCAAGCACATTGCATGTATAGGAGTGGATTTGAAAAATCTAAATCTCAGCAACACCAGACTCACCTCCGCTGGAGTTGAGATTTTAGTTGGGCATGTTCCCAATCTTGAAGTTCTATCATTGTCTTCCACACTTATTGATGACGTCGCAGTCTTATATATCAGCAATATGCCATTAATGAAGGTTGTCGACTTAAGCAATACCAATGTTAAAG GATTCATCCACCGGGCAGGTGCTGAGCCACGCTCAGTTCTCTCGCTGCAAGCCCTAGAAAGTCTCAGTCATTTGGAAATGCTGAATTTGGAGCAGACTCGTGTCCAGGATGATGCTCTAAAACCTTTATCAAGCTTCCAAGAGTtgagaaatctctctctcagaaGTACTTCCCTTACAGATCTATCCCTGCACTACTTATCATCTCTCCCAAAGCTGACAAATCTCAGCATTCGTGATAGTGTGTTGACAAATTTTGGGCTTGCTTCATTCATTCCCTCACGGACTCTAAAAATGTTGGATCTGAGGGGTTGTTGGCTCTTGACTGAGGATGCCATTTTGTCATTCAGTAAAAACCATCCTCAAATCGAAGTCAGGCATGAACTTGTACACATCTTACCAGCAGACAATATTGGCTCTAGCCGTCCATCTCCATCGCGATCAACTTCAAGGACCTTGCTAGTGAACAAGAAGCTGGGGAATATACACATTTCTCCATGTTTTGTAG ATCAAAGATTGAAGTATAGCAAACAGGAGCTACTTGAACTGCAGTATTCTTCAATTCACGCATCTCCCCTTGATAGAGGCATTAATACGTCCCAGATGGAACTGAACTAA